The Arachis ipaensis cultivar K30076 chromosome B03, Araip1.1, whole genome shotgun sequence region GTTATAGAAGTGAAAAGGTTTTGTGTGAATTTTGTGCGCATACCGTGCGTATGCACAAAAGCaaggtcatgcgtatgcatgactcATGTGTATGCACAACTTGCATTTCAGAAATGTATCTTTTTTGTGTGCGTTTTGAGCGTACGCACAAAAAGTAGTTCATCATGCATATGCACGAGGCACGCGTACGCACAATTATCCTATTTTTCAAGAAATACTATTTTTAACTATTTTTGCCTATTCAGCCTGTTTTCACCTCTATGACCCCTGTTTAAGGTCTGATAGCTAGTGTTTAAGTTTTGGGACGAGTGAAAGTGTACTGAGTGAAATAAAAGGGGTGTTTTCTATTATAAATTTAGAACCGGTGACTTAGGATTGTAGAGTACTGTGGGTGGATTAACTAGAGTATTTTATGTAGTGTACTGAGTGGATTAAAGAGAACATATCGGAGTATAGTGGATATAAGTTTGAAGAAATATATTTTGATTATGAAAATGAATTGGGCATGATTGTTCATCTTGAGCTATttttctcgaaagtgcgaccccaatgagatggtggaaggtgagaatctccttctttgttcctcctgatATTATAAAATCGCCTtcagcgagatggtgggaggttatgATCCCTCCTTTGTTCCTCCTGGATATATGAGAATATACCTCCTATGTAAgacgcaaggattgtggttttgtcTCACTTGCTCCAAGTTAGTTGTTGAGGCTCCCCGGATAGGTGCAAGGGTGtggttcgccccacttgctctaggttaaGATGATTTGATCTttttgggtagatgcaagggttgtggttttgtcccacttgctccaggttggtaaTTGATATTTATCTGAGTCATGAGTCTCCCTGGGTAAATACAGTGGCTTGtccccacttgctctaggttgagatTTGAGATTCTGTTGACCCTTCATCGCACGATGTGCCAGGACACTTTAACTTTCCGAATGAATTCCTCAATGAGATGATTAATGAATAAATatatatgcatagactcttggggatgtgtGCACGCAGGGATTGTCCAGGGTTCGCTACTAGACATGTCGGGTTTGACTGTATAAcagacagatgagctcattggccatagacagacatgcatcatatgcatttgtatcaTTTGTTTGAGTATGTATTTTATATCTTGGCTTGCCTAATTGAATTATCTGTATCTATATACTAcgtgactttaaatgctttacTTGTTtccttaattgtgtattacttgtatgCCTTGTATGTGTTTATTTTTGAGAGATCTCTCATAGTGGTGGAGGTGATGCTAAGGGTTGTTCCACATTGATGATTGGGAggtttgcagaaaattaaaaatgaagAGATAAATTAGAATTCCTTGATAGCATTACCCTATTTCTGGTTTAGTGAGAACTTTAAGCTTTGATTTGGGACTATGGAGTTTacgattgcctttggctttccgAAGCCTTATATTTTATCTATTtggacactgttaccatattAAGATCCCCCGATTCTCATTTCATACatatttgttatttttcagatgtaggacaTGAAGCACCTCGCTGAGCGTGCTGGATGATTCTTGGAAGCGAAGATCtacattttgaaaatttcatattATGTATTTGGTTTATTTATGTATGTGTATACATTCTCCACTTTTGTATAAAACTTGTATTGTTCCTCCTAGAGGCTGACTTCGGAGAATAAGAATTTGTATTTgtcttttagtatgtttttgggTTGTATATAATATGTATATACACACACATATTCTAGCCGGCTTTTGCTTTGCAGGTCAAGGCTGGAGCTTGATATGTATTTTCCTTGGAACTCTTTAACTATATATATTATGTCTCTTCTATTTCGCTTAACCGTACGAGTGTGATGCgattttctgtttctgttttgtCTAATCTTTTCTTCAAGACTCCTAACTAAACTATCTTTCATACATATCTATGtacgtatttttatttttagaggtcataGCGCCTCACCACCTTTGAATTATGACCTAGGCGTAAGGCTTTGTGTGGTAGGATGTTATAGGGGGCCGCTGCGCCATCGCTAAGCTTCTAACACTATCGCCGAACTGCCGCTGTtgagttcaccaagaagaagggCCACAAAGAGTGCGACGGCGACGAGGCacccctcttcctctctctctctctctctctctNNNNNNNNNNNNNNNNNNNNNNNNNNNNNNNNNNNNNNNNNNNNNNNNNNNNNNNNNNNNNNNNNNNNNNNNNNNNNNNNNNNNNNNNNNNNNNNNNNNNNNNNNNNNNNNNNNNNNNNNNGGCTCGTGTCTTCTCTCTCCCTTGCAAGCTCTCTCTCCATCTGGTTCTGATTCCCAACGGCGATGGCGGCTCCAAGCTTCGCTGGTGCCGTCCTCCATTTCCCCCTCTTCCTTTttttccattcttcttcttccctttcccgtaattttctttctccctctcgttcgttctctttatctttttttttccaattttttattttataattttttggttaggagtaatttggtaataaattttaaaatttaagtaaaaaagacgattttaaaactaagttaaattttagggacgattttatgtgcaaaaaaaaaaaaaaaagaaatttgggatgaaaaaaattttcgacctttaccttaagaaccaaaatcgtacttaaccattTTTCAGAATTCTTTTCTCTATACTTATGTGATGCAATCACCACTAGTCTAAACTAATCAAAGTTCAAATTATGAGCATTTATGGTTTTTTACTTAGGTTAGTGTTTTTTGCTATAAGTTAAGAAGAAAgaggattaaaaaggctcaattTTGGCTAACAATAGTGTTATtttgggtaaccggagattagtggACTGGACTTGtaaggttggcccaatcgtctgaaggAGGAGGTCTCCGACTTGGTTTGCATCTGGGAGCCGCCGTTTGACTCGTGCGTGTGaaggaatggggggtggtacctacaaggacactccgatgcctaagttagtgAGGGGTTTTAggaggtttagagagtattggaacttagagatacctgaggggtgtcagtgtatttatagtggtgaaccaataactaccgttggagtagttccaccttttgaGGAGGATAACCGtctctttatcttagggaagttgagatatggctcttggaagtgtgttgagagattttaggggtagttacttatttgaataaggcTTATCAGCCAGCTAACCTTCGATCCCGACTTCCTTAGAGGGGAATCTGTGTCGTATCCGACTTCTTCTTAGGAGGTCGGTTACAAGCGAAGGCCAATCTATGAATTGGGCCTTTCTAGTTTATTTAGACCTGGACTCTAGTGTTAGGTCAGGATATGAACAAATAGTAAAttaaaaggtaaggctatctaTATAAATGAACTAATGTAAAACaatagcttcaatcatataaatgcacataTACATAAAATATCAGATATCAAGAATTAAACAAGTTAAAAATTATaaggaaatggatcctctccatttTTTTTTGTCACTGGAGAGAATAAAGTGTAATCTCCCACCTTTAATTCTACAAGTAGGAccaaaataaataagagagagaatgCAATGAAGGGTGAGATCTTCCACTAGATACCATCTAGTTTTTTTTCCACTGGAGAAGATCCAATCCCAAATTATAATatagagagaataacacacaaaaataaaataatgattaAAGATATATAACCACACATTAAAGGCTCAAATCTTAATAGATTGTGTGTTCTAAAATTTTAGATCCAATTTATGTTTCATAATCTTTATTTAAATAAGTTTAATGAAAATTTTAACTCAAGTTAATAGGATgtcctaattttttttcttagaaaTTTATTATTCTAATCAAATAACCAAAGGAGTTAATTTTATTTCAACTTTTCTCAATTCGAcacatacataaagaaaaaaaattcagatcCTATTCTCCACATTCATCCAATcattaactaaaaataaaaagttatatttaaaaactatatgaaataaaAAAGTGTACTAAAActagaataaaattttaaattatatacaaattaaaacaaGACGCAAATAAATTAGAAGAcaattcaaagtaacaaaatcTATATATATGCTTCAAAtgatgtgatttaatttattttgtaaaataaagatatttctatgattttctatcacaagattttatttaaaaaaataaaataattaaattatttattttaaaaaaatcccaACTCAACTNNNNNNNNNaatatattaaaaaaaaaagttaaatgacTGTCGCCTTACACCGCGAGTCCGCCGACGTGCTTCATCGGAGTTAAAATTTCAAAGTCAAGGAAGTTGATCTCCTCAATTACCATTACCAGCTCCCAAATCTCATTTCCACGCCAAAACGCTATTAAACCTCTCTTCAACCCGCAACAACAAATATTTCCATTCCAAAAAATTCAAAACCCTAATTTCCCGCCAAAATGCCGTACCCCGTCATTGTCGACGACAATGACATAGACGACGCCGCTTTGTGGGCCGTAATCGATTCCGCCGCAGCATCCCACTCCTCATCGAAATCCAAAACCCTACCAACCATCACTTATCCCAATCAACGCCAATCCCCTTCTCCGGTATCCAAACCATCGCCGTCGCCGGTATCGTCACTTCCGCCGGGAAAGTTCCACCGGATATCGCGGGATTCCGGCGAGGTTGTGCAGGAGTCGTGGGCTTACCGACCGCCGAGGAAGGTGGCGAGGATCGCTGCTCCTCCAGAGGCCAACGTGAGCGGCAGCCCTCTCGCTATGGTCAGGACCGTGGAGAGGACACCGCCAACGAAGGCCTATGCGTCGCCGGAGTCTTACCTGTCGCCGGGGATTGGAAAATTGACAGGGCAAGAGGTGAGCGGGAGCTGCACGGAGTTGTCGCCACAGTGTTTTGGCGGCGGCGGAAGGAGGAGCGAGAAGGTAGATGAGGAGAAGGAGAATGGCATGTGGCATGGCTTGTCTGGAAGGTTTCCTTCGGTTTCTTTGTTCAAGGAGTACCAAAATGCAGCTATGGCGGTAATTATTCTATTTCATTTGTCTCTATGATCGGTTCTAGGTTCagctttttacttctttttttctGTTTAAGCTGAATTTGAATAATGAGCGGTAGAATAaatgatggttttgtgacttgatTTTGAAGTTGCTGTTTGATTTACGAGGGAGAATAGAAGGGATACTAAGGAGCATAGAATTTGCATGGAAAAGGAGGTTTTACGAGCATAATTGTTAGTAGAGTAATTTTTTTGATAGAGTGTTAGTATAGTTGTGTTGCATAATTGAACaagaattatatttttttatttattacatgatccaaaaatatgatttatcATCTCAGATTATTTGTTTTTTGTAGGATTGAACACTTAACAATCTGTAAAATGCAAAAGTATAACTGGCAATTTGATCGTAATCTTTTCTATATAAGTTCACTGCTTAAGTGCCATTGTTCGACCAGTTTCTGTCGATTTAGCATTTTGTGCTTCATATCATGTTCTTGAACAAGATAACATAACTAACCACTTTCTATTCTTAACATCTGTCATGCTTCTTATAATTTTTTTCGACAAAAATAACACACATTAAACCACTGATTAGCCCTTGAATGGAAAGCTACTACAACGGACATTTTTGTAAGGGCTGTAGTGTGTACAAATTATaagttgttttcttcatgttaGTCTCTTCAGGTATTTGCTTGTGAGGCTTACTTGCTTATTCTGTATCACATTAGAATATCCAACAGATAAGTTTCTCCAGTGCTTCTGTCCTTTACCTGTCATCAATATTGAAACTTAAAGCGTCTGATTCCTTTTTTTCCCTACTTTTTATACCTCTTTTTTTATCCTAATACTTGGACAAATTATTGctgcattgcatctttttttcATTTGACAATGCTAACTTGAGGAACATATTTTTCTTGAATATGATAACTTAACGGCTTGCTTGTCCAGACTCGAGATAAATTCAACGcctttaattttttgtattttttaaccTTTATAAAACATAAAATACTACTTGGATTATGAGTAGATACTCCTGGTTTGGATTATTGTATTTGAGTCAGTTTGACATGTTTTTGCCCCTGGTTTTGCATATAACAACCCAATTATATTTCCACAGGACTTTATGCAAGTGTCAGAAGATATAAGAGTTCCTGTGGCGCAATTAGTTTCCTTTGATTAGGATGTACCTAATAAATAAATCCTTTGTTGTTCTGTCAATGTCAATGACAGATTTTGGAGAAAACTGATTACACTTTGATTTCAGGAAAGTCTTTCATTAAAAAAACAGGTAAACAAAGTTACTGTTGTCTTTCCTGGGAAAACGATACAGTAGTTGTAACATTGATGAGTTTTTTACAGGTTGGAGAAAGATATCTTGCTACTTTAATATTTCTTATGAAATCAGAGATAAGAACATTGAGTTTGATGAGAATCGCAATGTTCAGCGTGCTGAGTTTGTTGTTCGTGCATACATGCAGTATGTTCTTGTTTGGTAGTTTCAACTAATTTTCTTCCAAATGATTTCTATTTTTGCCTCAACTATTGCAATTGGccttgctaatttttttttttcttttgcatttcATCAGGGGTGGCAGATTCTCAGATGGCTGGGGCTCTTGTGAGCGATGTGAAAAGAGATTTCAGAAACCAAATCATGATATTCCAAGCACAGCTGAGACCAGAGCCAAAAACAAAGCTTGTCAGGTACGTCATTTTTGGTGTGTACTTtgtctattttattttgtttttggtacATTGGGAGCAATGAGGTTTGGATCTAAGACTTCTTACAAACTACTCAACTAAAAGCTTTCAGACCAACTTAGACCACAAACATCTAGCACGCTGTTACTTTTACAGGATTTGCTAGGAATTGGAGAATACCGACCTGGTGCAACAAGTCAAGTTCATTGATTTTGCGGATACATTCTGTTCTGTTCTTTGTAATGATTTGGTATCCCTGAAATATTTTCTTTATCCACATGCACTATATAATTTGTTGGAGGGAGAAAGTAAACTAAAAAGTTGTAAATAAAAGTGCACCCTATTTTTTAGCAATTCTAGGTGAATTGCTGTAAATCCTAACATAATAGTCAATTAGCAAGTATTTGGTGTTTTAGCATTCAACATAAGAATTGCGTTCCTTGGGCAATGGCCAGCAAGAAAAGCTCTTCAATTCAGTTGGAGGTGAATGCCAGATCCAAGGAGAATCATGAACGAGGGATCCATATTTGGCTAGAATATCTGTGGAAGTTTATACCTTCCCTCAAAGTATGACTGCTGTTCACAGTCCagtcctcaagcaaccaacatTTGATGGTATCAATACCATTGTCTAGCtttagaaagcttggcttgaggTTTAAAAACGGTGGTATAAAATGTATTCCTGCCTACCTAGCAGGTTGGTCTGTATTTTACTATATGCTCAATATACATTTTGCTCTAACTTCTAGTTCTACTTCCCTTTTACACAGTTTACATTGTATGGATGGAGGACATGAGTCTTGTTTTCGTTGAAGTTTTCAAGTAATAACCTCCCCAAACCTATCTTGAGCATCATTCAATATTGTCAAAGACACCACCTTTTCAACACAGATAACCCTCGTATAGAAATTCTTTCTCTACACCTCTTGCTTCGCTTCTGCGGATTGTTCACCTCTGGATAGTTTCTTTTTTTTCGGTTCACTTAATTTAGGTAATTAGTTGATTTAGGGTTTCAATTGATGAGGTGTATCTTGATTTCACTAATGCTTGTTCTTGATCTAGCTAATTAGTTAATTTGTTGATTGGTTCATTTAGTTCTTGATTTAGCAATTTAGATCATGGGATGATTAGTTGATTCCATACTTGAGGTCTTCATCACAAACGTCACCATCTCAATATCGAGCATCAACAtctcattttaaatttttacccTAAAGATCAAAACGACAAATATGTACTAAAGATTTTGCAACAAAAATAACACAAGCTCACTAATTGTCTTATAAGTAGCAaaagattttctttttttctttgtcaAACGACTTGCGCATATGTGAACTTTTGTGAGAACATGGAATAAAATACCATCTCTAAACCTCttttcttaatatttttaaaatttagccgACCACCATAAAATTCTCTCTCTGGAATTTTTTTTGTTgggatttaatatttaatatttgattACTTTTATTAgagtttaaaatattttaaagatatttttgttttgattttttaaaaatatttttttgtcaaTACCTCaattttttagagatgtttttatggATTACCGACCCACCAGATTACTCAACCTGGACCCAGAGGTGACCTGCGTGCCAACTCACATCCTACTAAGAAGATCTTGACAACTAGCAGAAGCTTCCAGGCAGATGGGCCCAAGTGAAGGGGCCCACCCGGATTCAAAGTATAAACGGGGAGGGACCTACCCTTCCCTAGAGGTACGTTACCTTTCTACCCTAATTGGTCGCCTTTTCGTACGGATGCTAACTTTAacatcggagtgtccttgcaggtggccccaCCCGCTGACCAATCGaagactctctctctctctctctctctctctctctctctcNNNNNNNNNNNNNNNNNNNNNNNNNNNNNNNNNNNNNNNNNNNNNNNNNNNNNNNNNNNNNNNNNNNNNNNNNNNNNNNNNNNNNNNCACTCGAACCGCCATTCACCCGAGAAACCGaatattggcgccgtctgtggagaCCTAGCACAAATATGGAGCTTTTCCCTCGTAGAAAGGAGATACGTGAAGAAGGGGGAGCCCGCTTGAGAAGCAAGTAAGCTCTGCAGCCTCTTCTCAAGAACACTCGAGACCGCTGTCTCGTCGGGATGACCCCTCCCGATCTCCCGAGAGACGCCCGTTTGGTGGCACAGGTGATGACAACTCAAAGATCATGCAAGAACTTCGGCACCGAGTGCAAAACTTGGAGAGGGAGCTAGCTGCGAGGAATTGTTACCGTCCCGAGTACAGTAGAGACTCCCGCCCGAGCCCGTCTCGTACCCGGTCACCAACTAAGGGACCGGAGGATAGCAGGAGCCCCAGGAGGGACAATAAACACAGACGAACTGACGCTCGGTCTCACACCTACACCCACGGTAGGTCGGAAGGCCATGGGGAGACGAGAAGAGACAAAGGGAAGAAGCAACGGGATCCCATTATTATGGGCGCAACCCCTTTCCACCCCTCTATTCTCAAGGTTTGGCTGGCGAatatgcgtgagcatcttctctatcttttcctagtgaaatTGTACTTGAATTATTAAGTTTAATTAAGATTTGAtgtattttagccactatggatgctagtttgagttgtgtgcaattctattAATTTCAGGTAACATTTTGGACGAGTCTGACAAGAGTTGGAGTCAAGGACAGAGAAAGGAGGACTTGCTGCCACCTCCACGCCGAACTTgggaatttccaagttcagcgtggaggtaAAAAGTTCCAAGAATCAACGCTGCCTCCTCCACGCCGAACTTGAATTCTTCAAGTTTGGCGTCAACATGAAGAATTCGAAGAAAATACTCTGCCTCCTCCACGCTAAACTTGAGCTTTCTCAAGTTCAGTGCCAGCCCAACGCACCAAAGGAAGTAACATGCAccactccacgctgaacttggattaacccaagttcagcgtggactcaaGAAAAGCAAAAGAGTAACCActgcctcctccacgctgaacATGAGAATTTTCAAGTTCGGCGTGGACCTTAATGAACTTAAGTGGTCCCCAATTTGTTCCAAAGGTTCCACGGATTGATTAAAtcaattttgatttaaacttttatttgttttagaattaggaaaagatattatttagcttttagaaaatatattttacattaattatgattagatataaaagggaaaagaatcagccctttggaatcttcctcttctcttctacctcattcagcaatttacagttttacgaatcctagttttctctctgaaccatgagcaactaaacctccactgttaaggttaggagctctatctattgtatggattgatactattatttttctattttaattcatgtactgatttatatttcaagaattattttcgttctttatcttatgaatttgggtggaacagaagtatgacccttgttctaattgagttcttgaataacttggaaaagctctttacctgaacaacagcttgaaaacatattctcctaaatttctaattatctggacttaacgggatacgtgacatataatcctcttatatttgggtaattaggatttttgtggcatataaactagaattgaacttcaccctttaattggaattaagtgaccaaggaattggctattttatttttattttattttcattttcttttatattttattttattttcctttatgttctttcttctttccttgcctatttaccacatggtgcgtttaattctgtttggtgctttgtgctaaggaaaaataatggagagagatcacatgagttactactcacacccaagtagtgattcatattattgtggatggaggaactattcgaattttggttggcaaagtcaaaatcaaagaaacgtcagtgctccatgttccaactatcaagaaccaccatctccatattcatatcaagaaccactatctccatattcataccaagaaccaccacctctctatccatctcaagaaccatcatctttctacccatatcaagagccaccatctccctattcatacaaagaaccatcctctttttactcttatcaagaaccatcatctccttcttattcatatcaagagccaccatctccttattcatattAAGAACCATCAGCTCTTGaacttctcatgaaagaatgcatacatgatatgaggatgagtgtcaaaaatgtagagaaataTGTGGCGATGATTATCAAGCCCCAAAAAGAGGAACAaacaaattccttcccaagagatataatgcaagatcctatggaagaaagtgaggaaatcaatcaaaggagttcatacttcagtgaattagagaactttccaccctcacacatggaagaagaggaagatgcacaaacaaagaaGGAAGATGCATAAACAAAGGAGGTTGTATGGGATGAAAATAATTATGGGAATCTACAATCTAATGAAGCAGAGAGTGGCATAGAAGGTGAGTTTATTGAACTACCAATTCAAGAaattcttgatgaagggtacactccaaccatcacacaacacccaaattttgaaatcaaagaagtgaaggcaaccaaggaAAGCACTAAAAAGGAAATTgtgaccaagaaaaagaagaaaaaaatccatgaaaaagagaaggtcagcaGAAAATaatccaacctctaccccaacaagcaaggtgaatcaagttaataacaataaaagaaagcttgttaggagaaatttatatcagggggcactaattTTAACCTCTCCCCCTTGGAgatatttcttttaaccaactggaagaagaggaagaaacttTAACAAtaaagtgtcaagctagtgacattaaagaagcgcttgttgggaggcaacccaactactaaaattttcttgttttacatgtgttttggtcATGCAGAGTGATTAGAACAGGAACATGagcaattaaaaggaatttttgacACCCTGGAGTATTtctttgcttgggacaagcaaacttttaggTTTGGTGTTGGAGGAGAACAGCCGGAGGAATAAGATGGCCACCAGCATaattgaggtggttgagttcctttcattctatttcctcttctgttttcattttgttgtcttctgttttctgttgctttgattgcctgcatgatctttagtactttcaATTCTTAGCTttagtttcattctgttatttgcttttagttaaaaaaataattgtctcatgtaccactcactgagcttgaatatatataaaaaaaagaaaagagtaaggtattgcatgagaaattgagtttatatttaagagttgtcttatttacttaaatgtggtggtattgtttgtgattctgaatgcatgacatgaagaGTGTATATTTGactttgaatcaaaggatgttgatgtatgagGAATAGAAATTTAGAAAACTATTATAAATTCTCTGAAGTAAaaaaaagcttaatccttgaagcaaaagaaacagcaaaagaaaaataaaagcaaggtccaaggctttgagcatcaatgactagggaggtcagacatgactAAAAGCTCAAAGAGTCAGACATGACTAAAAGCTCAAAGATTTGTTTCTCtatagtcatatgcttgtggtgtaattGTGTCAAGTAAACCTtaagacagagcactaagagtcgagatgaagtgcatttaacagagtatgccaaaggctttgggcaccactgtctgggagtaactgaaagaaaaattagaacttaaagagagttccccagttaagtgcttgtggtatttttatgtcaagtgaagcttgagacaaaacatttaaagtcacggctagactcaaagtgcaaagcaccaaggaaaagagaatgaaagaaaatttgctgtgttcaaggattaatccgAAGTAAAtagattagagaattcataatatcatctggattacaattccaaatgacagtgacattcctctgattcaaatgatagtgagatgccaaaactatttaggaTTGCAATGTATAAACCCCACTTTGAGAAGAGACAGGAGCTTAATTGAATTCTtgcttctcatgcaaattcacatcttgagcctatattagtttggttgcttgaggacaagcaacaattcaagtttggtgttgtgatgcgtgagcatcttctctatcttttcctagtgaatttgcacttgaattattaagtttaatcaagatttgatGTATTTTAGTCACTATGGATGCtgctttgagttgtgtgcaattctgttaatttcaggtagcattttggACGAATCTGACAAGAGTTGGAGTCAAGGACGAAGAAAGGAGGACTTGCTGCCACCTCCACGCCGAACTTAGGAATTTTCAAGTTCAGCGTAGAGGTAAAAAGTTCCAAGAATCAACGCTGCCTCCTCCACGCCGAACTTGAATTCTTCAAGTTCAGCGTCAACATTAAGAATTCCAAGAAAACACTTTGCCTCCTCTACGCTGAACTTGAGCTTTCTCAAGTTCAGCGCCAGCCCAACACACCAAAGGAAGTAGCACGCACCACTCCACACTGAACTTGGGTtaacccaagttcagcgtggactcacGAAAAGCAAAAGAGTAACCACTGCCTCCTCAATGCTGAACatgaaaattttcaagtttgGCGTGGACCTTAATGAACTCAAGTGGTCCCCAATTTGTTCCAAAGGTTGCACGGATTGATTAAAtcaattttgatttaaacttttatttgttttagaatttggaaaagatattatttagattttaggaaatatattttacattaattaggattagatataaaaggaaaaagaataagCCCTTCGGaattttcctcttctcttctacctcattctgcaatttacagttttatgaatcctagttttctctctaaaccatgagcaactaaacctccactgttaaggttaggagctctgtctattgtatggattgatactattatttttctattttaattcatgtactgatttatatt contains the following coding sequences:
- the LOC107630017 gene encoding uncharacterized protein LOC107630017 isoform X2 — encoded protein: MPYPVIVDDNDIDDAALWAVIDSAAASHSSSKSKTLPTITYPNQRQSPSPVSKPSPSPVSSLPPGKFHRISRDSGEVVQESWAYRPPRKVARIAAPPEANVSGSPLAMVRTVERTPPTKAYASPESYLSPGIGKLTGQEVSGSCTELSPQCFGGGGRRSEKVDEEKENGMWHGLSGRFPSVSLFKEYQNAAMAILEKTDYTLISGKSFIKKTGWRKISCYFNISYEIRDKNIEFDENRNVQRAEFVVRAYMQYVLVWGGRFSDGWGSCERCEKRFQKPNHDIPSTAETRAKNKACQVRHFWCVLCLFYFVFGTLGAMRFGSKTSYKLLN
- the LOC107630017 gene encoding uncharacterized protein LOC107630017 isoform X7, producing the protein MPYPVIVDDNDIDDAALWAVIDSAAASHSSSKSKTLPTITYPNQRQSPSPVSKPSPSPVSSLPPGKFHRISRDSGEVVQESWAYRPPRKVARIAAPPEANVSGSPLAMVRTVERTPPTKAYASPESYLSPGIGKLTGQEVSGSCTELSPQCFGGGGRRSEKVDEEKENGMWHGLSGRFPSVSLFKEYQNAAMAILEKTDYTLISGKSFIKKTGWRKISCYFNISYEIRDKNIEFDENRNVQRAEFVVRAYMQGGRFSDGWGSCERCEKRFQKPNHDIPSTAETRAKNKACQDLLGIGEYRPGATSQVH